One Halobaculum roseum DNA segment encodes these proteins:
- a CDS encoding PhzF family phenazine biosynthesis protein, which produces MTESDGGSGDARREAALVDAFTTEPMAGNAAGVVADADGLDDEQMGAIANELGASETAFVRPSSEADRRVRYFTPTTEIDLCGHATIAAHARLFETGAIDAGTHSLETNVGVIEIEVTDDGRVWMTQNPPTVYEVEVDYDRLGDVLGVTPEAFRDVGAALPVAYATAGLPFLVVPVNFLEHLGDMSPDFDAVAALADEHDAAGVYAFTFDALGADSTVHGRCFVPGSGIDEDPVTGTASGACGAYLDHFAAFSGGDTSNVPGADGDAGDAGTPAEMVFEQGHYVDRPGLVRVRAGAGVGGAPVVGGDAVTAFEGRIRVPESDDDEIIEV; this is translated from the coding sequence ATGACCGAATCCGACGGTGGGTCCGGCGACGCGCGCCGCGAGGCCGCGCTCGTCGACGCGTTCACGACCGAGCCGATGGCCGGCAACGCGGCGGGCGTCGTCGCCGACGCGGACGGGCTCGACGACGAACAGATGGGCGCGATCGCCAACGAGCTGGGCGCCAGCGAGACGGCGTTCGTTCGGCCGTCGAGCGAGGCCGACCGACGCGTCCGCTACTTCACGCCGACGACGGAGATCGACCTGTGCGGGCACGCGACGATCGCGGCCCACGCCCGGCTGTTCGAGACGGGCGCGATCGACGCCGGCACGCACTCGCTGGAGACGAACGTCGGCGTCATCGAGATCGAGGTGACCGACGACGGGCGCGTCTGGATGACGCAGAACCCGCCGACGGTGTACGAGGTCGAGGTGGACTACGACCGCCTCGGCGACGTGCTCGGCGTCACTCCGGAGGCGTTCCGCGACGTGGGCGCCGCACTCCCCGTCGCGTACGCCACCGCCGGGCTGCCGTTCCTCGTCGTCCCGGTGAACTTCCTCGAACACCTCGGCGACATGTCGCCGGACTTCGACGCGGTCGCGGCGCTGGCGGACGAGCATGACGCCGCCGGCGTATACGCGTTCACGTTCGACGCGCTCGGCGCCGACTCCACCGTCCACGGGAGGTGTTTCGTCCCGGGCAGCGGCATCGACGAGGACCCGGTGACGGGAACCGCGAGCGGTGCCTGCGGCGCGTACCTCGACCACTTCGCCGCGTTCAGCGGCGGCGACACGAGCAACGTCCCGGGTGCCGACGGCGACGCGGGCGACGCGGGAACGCCCGCCGAGATGGTGTTCGAGCAGGGCCATTACGTCGATCGTCCGGGCCTCGTCCGGGTGCGCGCCGGCGCCGGCGTCGGGGGCGCGCCGGTCGTCGGCGGCGACGCGGTCACCGCCTTCGAGGGGCGGATCCGGGTTCCCGAGAGCGACGACGACGAGATCATCGAAGTCTGA
- a CDS encoding NYN domain-containing protein: MTEIHEGQRVAVLADSQNLYHSAQSVYSRNVDYSKMLEKAVMGRQLTRAIAYVIRADSPDEESFFEALRDIGFETKIKEIKTFGDGSKKADWDVGISLDAVTLADHVDTVVLCTGDADFSRLCSHLRHEGVRVEVVAFEESAAADLKAAADSFVDMSEREDTFLL; the protein is encoded by the coding sequence ATGACCGAGATCCACGAGGGGCAGCGGGTGGCCGTGTTGGCCGACTCGCAGAACCTCTATCACTCCGCACAGAGCGTGTACTCGCGCAACGTCGACTACTCGAAGATGTTGGAGAAGGCCGTGATGGGCCGTCAACTCACGCGGGCGATCGCGTACGTCATCCGCGCGGACTCGCCCGACGAGGAGTCGTTCTTCGAGGCGCTTCGCGACATCGGCTTCGAGACGAAGATCAAGGAGATCAAGACGTTCGGCGACGGCTCGAAGAAGGCCGACTGGGACGTGGGGATCAGCCTCGACGCCGTGACGCTCGCGGACCACGTCGACACCGTCGTCCTGTGCACCGGCGACGCCGACTTCTCGCGGCTCTGTTCGCATCTGCGTCACGAGGGCGTCCGCGTCGAGGTCGTCGCCTTCGAGGAGTCCGCCGCGGCCGACCTGAAGGCTGCGGCCGACTCGTTCGTCGACATGAGCGAGCGCGAGGACACGTTCCTGCTATGA
- a CDS encoding nucleoside deaminase, with the protein MASSFEALPDRFADLSHEDHVREAIELARGAAERGDDPYGSVLVRASTDEITMTERNAVNTENDVRRHPELTLAHRAAREFSPAQRRDLVMYTSTEPCPMCAGGIAHVGLGAVVHSTSAERGAELYGADSCLPSAEVYERLGSDVVAAGPVLPDEGDAVHLDLGGASGTLD; encoded by the coding sequence ATGGCATCCTCGTTCGAAGCCCTGCCGGACCGCTTCGCCGACCTCAGCCACGAGGACCACGTGCGCGAGGCGATCGAGTTGGCCCGCGGCGCCGCCGAGCGCGGCGACGACCCGTACGGGTCCGTGCTCGTGCGTGCGTCCACCGACGAGATCACGATGACCGAGCGCAACGCCGTCAACACGGAGAACGACGTGCGACGCCACCCCGAGTTGACGCTCGCACACCGCGCCGCGCGCGAGTTCTCGCCCGCCCAGCGGCGGGATCTGGTCATGTACACCAGCACCGAGCCGTGTCCGATGTGCGCGGGGGGCATCGCCCACGTCGGTCTCGGCGCGGTCGTCCACTCCACGTCCGCCGAGCGCGGCGCCGAACTGTACGGCGCGGACTCGTGTCTCCCCTCCGCGGAGGTGTACGAGCGCCTCGGCAGCGACGTGGTCGCCGCCGGCCCGGTTCTCCCCGATGAGGGCGACGCCGTCCATCTGGATCTCGGCGGCGCGTCGGGAACCCTGGACTGA
- a CDS encoding PUA domain-containing protein translates to MSGDATLDDLRTVADYQFGADAGAALFPVDEDVTVRRSTSGRPRQVTCDAGRIVSYRTDGRFTLGVEGGRRLRSVLPHPEYSVVVGDESAPFVRDGKNVFAKFVSEVGDAVRPRDEVVVVHEDGAVLGVGRAELAAAEMHDFSTGMAVKVRSGAGPE, encoded by the coding sequence ATGAGCGGCGACGCGACCCTCGACGATCTCCGAACGGTCGCCGACTACCAGTTCGGCGCCGACGCGGGGGCCGCGCTGTTTCCGGTCGACGAGGACGTGACGGTCCGGCGGTCGACCAGCGGCCGCCCGCGACAGGTCACCTGCGACGCCGGGCGGATCGTCTCCTACCGGACGGACGGCCGGTTCACCCTCGGCGTCGAGGGCGGCCGTCGGCTCCGATCCGTACTGCCGCACCCCGAATACAGCGTCGTCGTCGGCGACGAGTCGGCGCCGTTCGTGCGCGACGGGAAGAACGTCTTCGCGAAGTTCGTGAGCGAGGTCGGGGACGCGGTCCGCCCGCGCGACGAGGTCGTCGTCGTCCACGAGGACGGCGCCGTGCTCGGCGTCGGCCGGGCGGAGCTGGCCGCGGCGGAGATGCACGACTTCTCGACGGGAATGGCGGTGAAAGTACGGTCGGGCGCCGGCCCGGAGTGA
- the ppsA gene encoding phosphoenolpyruvate synthase: protein MAVLWLDDVTADDLDTVGGKGASLGELTGAGLPVPPGFVVTAGTYRTFIEEAGIDEELFAAMDIDPEDSAALRAAEETARDLILGTELPESVREEILEAYRTMGDGDEAFVAVRSSATAEDLPDASFAGQQETFLNVREEALLERVKECWASLFSQRAIYYRQRQGFPHSEVDIAVVVQRMVDAEKSGVMFTSHPSTGEPEIIIEAAWGLGEAVVSGSVSPDNYVVDRETAAVDEVTVADKKLLMEKDAETGETVEREVPEEKREARVLTDDEIERLVELGRQVEDHYGTPQDVEWAIYEGEVYMLQSRPITTIADSTGDAGTTPSSTERAAATNGGVDADGAGSNANATGTGDDEVILRGLGASPGIVSGEVRIVTKLDHLDQVGEGDLIVTEMTMPDMVPAMKRAVGIVTDEGGMTSHAAIVSRELGVPAVVGTGSATTALSDGQVVTIDGDKGTIRLGSAEERGEEEHEPVEAVRPETPVKPMTATEVKVNVSIPEAAERAAATGADGVGLLRIEHMVLSLGVTPEKYIADNGADAYVEELVEGIREVAEEFYPRPVRARTLDAPTDEFRELEGGESEPDEHNPMMGWRGIRRSLDKTDVFRQELRAFARLYEMGYDNVELMLPLVNDAADVEAAKQHMEAVGIDTEKRRWGVMIETPASALAIEELADCGIDFASFGTNDLTQYTLAVDRNNGNVADRFDELHPAVLSLIGDVIETCRELDVDTSICGQAGSKPDMVDFLVERGVTSISANIDAVRDVQHEVKRTEQKLILDDVR, encoded by the coding sequence ATGGCTGTACTTTGGCTGGACGACGTCACCGCCGACGACCTGGACACCGTCGGCGGGAAAGGGGCCTCGTTGGGGGAGCTGACCGGCGCCGGCCTGCCGGTCCCGCCGGGGTTCGTGGTGACCGCGGGCACCTACCGCACGTTCATCGAGGAGGCGGGCATCGACGAGGAGCTGTTCGCCGCGATGGACATCGACCCCGAGGACTCCGCCGCCCTGCGCGCTGCCGAGGAGACCGCCAGGGACCTCATTCTCGGGACGGAACTCCCCGAGTCCGTGCGCGAGGAGATCCTCGAGGCCTACCGGACGATGGGCGACGGCGATGAGGCGTTCGTCGCGGTCCGCTCGTCGGCGACCGCCGAGGACCTGCCCGACGCCTCCTTCGCGGGCCAGCAGGAGACGTTCCTCAACGTCCGCGAGGAGGCGCTCTTAGAGCGCGTGAAGGAGTGCTGGGCGTCGCTGTTCTCCCAGCGCGCCATCTACTACCGGCAGCGACAGGGGTTCCCGCACAGCGAGGTCGACATCGCGGTCGTCGTCCAGCGGATGGTCGACGCCGAGAAGTCCGGCGTCATGTTCACCTCCCACCCCTCGACCGGCGAACCGGAGATCATCATCGAGGCCGCGTGGGGGCTCGGCGAGGCCGTCGTCTCAGGCTCCGTCTCCCCAGACAACTACGTCGTCGACCGCGAGACGGCTGCCGTCGACGAGGTCACCGTCGCCGACAAGAAGCTCCTGATGGAGAAGGACGCCGAGACCGGCGAAACCGTCGAGCGCGAGGTGCCCGAGGAGAAACGCGAGGCGCGCGTCCTCACCGACGACGAGATCGAGCGGCTCGTCGAACTCGGCCGGCAGGTCGAGGACCACTACGGCACCCCCCAGGACGTGGAGTGGGCGATCTACGAGGGCGAGGTGTACATGCTCCAGTCGCGCCCGATCACGACGATCGCCGACTCGACCGGCGACGCCGGGACCACCCCGTCGAGCACGGAGCGGGCGGCCGCGACGAACGGCGGCGTCGACGCCGACGGGGCGGGCTCGAACGCGAACGCGACGGGGACGGGCGACGACGAGGTGATCCTGCGCGGGCTCGGCGCCTCGCCCGGGATCGTCTCCGGGGAGGTCCGGATCGTCACGAAGCTCGACCACCTCGATCAGGTCGGCGAGGGCGACCTCATCGTCACGGAGATGACCATGCCCGACATGGTGCCCGCGATGAAGCGCGCGGTCGGCATCGTCACCGACGAGGGCGGCATGACCAGCCACGCCGCCATCGTCTCGCGGGAACTCGGCGTCCCCGCGGTCGTCGGCACGGGCTCGGCGACGACCGCCCTCTCGGACGGCCAGGTCGTCACCATCGACGGCGACAAGGGGACGATCCGGCTTGGCAGTGCCGAAGAGCGCGGCGAGGAGGAGCACGAGCCCGTGGAGGCCGTGCGTCCGGAGACCCCCGTCAAGCCGATGACCGCGACGGAGGTCAAGGTGAACGTCTCCATCCCGGAGGCCGCCGAGCGCGCCGCCGCGACGGGCGCCGACGGCGTCGGCCTCCTGCGAATCGAGCACATGGTGCTGTCGCTGGGCGTCACGCCCGAGAAGTACATCGCCGACAACGGCGCCGACGCGTACGTCGAGGAACTGGTCGAGGGCATCCGCGAGGTCGCCGAGGAGTTCTACCCCCGGCCCGTCCGCGCGCGGACGCTCGACGCGCCGACCGACGAGTTCCGCGAGCTGGAGGGCGGCGAGAGCGAGCCCGACGAGCACAACCCGATGATGGGATGGCGGGGCATCCGTCGATCGCTCGACAAGACGGACGTGTTCCGCCAGGAGCTGCGCGCGTTCGCCAGGCTGTACGAGATGGGCTACGACAACGTCGAGCTGATGCTTCCCCTCGTCAACGACGCGGCGGACGTGGAGGCGGCCAAGCAGCACATGGAGGCCGTCGGCATCGACACCGAGAAGCGTCGGTGGGGCGTGATGATCGAGACGCCCGCCAGCGCGCTCGCGATCGAGGAGCTGGCCGACTGCGGCATCGACTTCGCCTCCTTCGGGACGAACGACCTGACGCAGTACACGCTCGCGGTCGACCGCAACAACGGCAACGTCGCCGACCGCTTCGACGAGCTGCACCCGGCGGTGCTCTCGCTCATCGGCGACGTGATCGAGACGTGTCGCGAGCTCGATGTCGACACGAGCATCTGCGGGCAGGCGGGCTCGAAGCCCGACATGGTCGACTTCCTCGTCGAGCGGGGCGTCACGAGCATCTCCGCGAACATCGACGCCGTCCGCGACGTGCAACACGAGGTCAAGCGCACCGAGCAGAAGCTGATCCTCGACGACGTGCGCTGA